The Candidatus Neomarinimicrobiota bacterium genomic sequence CGCCTGCTGTAGCGGCGTCAACTCGGCTAGGAGGCTACGCCCCAGCAGGGGGTATTCCCAGTGCGAGCGGGGCGCTAGGTCAGCGATTTCGTAGGCATCCGCCGATACTGAATAGGCGCTCGTGGCGGTACGCCTTGGGCGCACCTTTTCCGGTTCCGGGGGCGGCTCGGGTTCGGGCTCAGGCTGGGCGGCCGGCTCGGCTTCATCAAACTCCGGCTGCATAACCTGCGGCGCAGGCTGCCTGCCTAGGCCCAGACCGCGGAGAAAATCCTCCAGCGATGGCTCGCGCCTGAGCAAGGGTGGTGGTGCGGAGGGCTGGGGTGCTTCGAATCCCGGTTCGGGCCGCTCCGGCTCGACAGACAGTGCCTCAGGCCCCGGCTCAACAGGAATGTCGGACGCAATGTCGGTTGCCACGGCAGATTGCTCTGCCTCGTAGGCGCTCCGCTGAGCTGCCTGACGGGCCAGCGCCCGCTTTTTCCGGGCCTTGCCGCCCAATACTCTAGACAGCAGCCACCAGATAGCGACAATCCAGAAGATCGGATTGTCAAACATCGCAGCTACTCCTTGGTTTCCGGTTCCTCTGGTCCGCCGGGAGCGCTCGTGCCCCGCTTGCCGGGCTCGGAAATAGACCGGCGCATCTCCGTGTCAGCCTGAACATTCCGCATGTTCACATAGTCCATCACGCCCAAATTGCCTTCCCTGAACGCTTGTGCCATTGCCTTGGGCACCTCGGCCTCTGCCTCCACCACTTTGGCCCGCATTTCCTCGACCTTGGCCACAAACTCCTGTTCGGCCGCTACCGCCATGGCCCGCCGTGTTTCCGCCCTGGCCTGGGCAACTTTCAGGTCCGCCTCGGCCTGTTCCGTCTGCAGGTCGGCGCCAACATTCTTGTCCACGTCCACATCGGCAATGTCAATCGAGAGGATGGCGAAGGCCGTGCCCGCGTCCAGACTGCGATCCAGTACCGCCCGCGATATCGTGTCCGGGTTTTCCAGCACGGCTTTGTAGTTTTCTGCCGAGCCAATGGCACTGACGATACCTTCCCCCACCCGGGCAATCACGGTTTCCTCCGTAGCCCCGCCCACCAGCTGCGCAATATTGGTACGCACCGTAACACGCGCACGGACCTTCAGCTGAATGCCATCCTTGGCAACTGCTCGAATCGCGCCCGTTTTGGGGACATCGATCACCTTGGGATAGACGCTGGTCTGCACGGCCTCCTGTACGTCCCGTCCCGCCAGATCAATGGCCGTGGCCGTGGCGAAATCCAGCGGAATGTTGGCTTTGTTGGCGGCGATCATGGCGTTCACCACCCTCGGGAGCGAGCCGCCCGCAAGCACGTGCGTCTCCAGGTTCTCGGAGCTGATCTGCCGCAGACCTGCCCTGTGCAGGTTAATGATCCCGTGCACTACTTGGCGTGGAGGTATCCGGCGGACGCGCATGATGACCAGCTTGATCAATGAGATCTGCCGCCAGCCGATGGTGACCAGCGCCTGGATCCACAATCC encodes the following:
- the floA gene encoding flotillin-like protein FloA (flotillin-like protein involved in membrane lipid rafts) → MNSLVFILPIFLILFLLFIYVVPVGLWIQALVTIGWRQISLIKLVIMRVRRIPPRQVVHGIINLHRAGLRQISSENLETHVLAGGSLPRVVNAMIAANKANIPLDFATATAIDLAGRDVQEAVQTSVYPKVIDVPKTGAIRAVAKDGIQLKVRARVTVRTNIAQLVGGATEETVIARVGEGIVSAIGSAENYKAVLENPDTISRAVLDRSLDAGTAFAILSIDIADVDVDKNVGADLQTEQAEADLKVAQARAETRRAMAVAAEQEFVAKVEEMRAKVVEAEAEVPKAMAQAFREGNLGVMDYVNMRNVQADTEMRRSISEPGKRGTSAPGGPEEPETKE